CGTGGTCGCACCTACACATCGTATATCACTGGTTTACGTATGGCCACAACGTACTCCTTCGAAGTGCGACCGGTGAGGCGGGATGCTAGAGACCTGGCAGACCCGCATTCCATTGGCTCGAAAATTATCATAGTACCCACAAAAGGATGTAAGTAccaaatttatttacataattttattagccaaaaataatactaaactaTATTGGTAGCAGTGGCGGATTTATAGATTTGCCGCCCGTAGGCTATTCAATTTTTGCCGCCTCTAAATTTTGATATCTAAGTCCACAATCATATCAATTTTCTATCAATAAAATTCCAACTTTATAATTTGTGCTCAATCATCCTCGTTACATCAACTTTTCtcatatagttattattattgagaACTATGGTACCGTGTTAGATCCTTGATTATTTTTACAgcaaagaattatcaaaaaacattattttaaggaAAAAATATCTCAATCGTATACCACTTTTAAAGTAAGGTAAGGTATGTCTTAAAACTATACAATACttacaaaatatgtaattcGTATTATGTGTGTGTAAATTACACActgtgtataatattttttttttttaatttgtaaaccgaaataataaatttatgaactAAATTTGCCGCCCCTTAAAATTTGCCGCCCTAGGCTCCAGCCTACTCAGCCTGCTGGTAAATCCGCCACTGATTGGTACCCACTAAAATTTTCGCCAAATTGCCTCAGAACTAttctgttaataaaataaaatatagaagaaGCCTTTAGCCCGCCTCAATAACAAAGTATGCTCTGGCAAACGTTAAGGGTAAGTAAATGTACTAGAATTTTTTTTGGAGCTTACCGTGCACAATTTATTCGCTTCCTTTATTGACAAAGTTTGAAAACACAATGATCAGAATAATCAAAATGGTCTTTCTAAGGAATCTAATTCCTTCATCACATTCGTTTTAATTCGAATTGGCCTATtaaacagttttgtttttaacatcttaatatatataaatctcctgtcacgatgtttgtccgcgatggactcctaaactacttaaccgattttgaattgaatgggcacaccgtgagcagtctgttccaacttaagagataggatagcttagatctttaattatagtcgaaattttattttattgcaaattatttgtctataattaattgacagtcacatgttatatatatatactaccattattatttaaggcttagtgatactgaatactttaaaaacaaaatcaaacgcagacgaagtcgcgggcaacagctagtaataatatatttctgaGACGATGACAACGAATGACGAAAGCTATGAAAGTTTTCCTGGTATCCTGGTTTGAATCAGAAGAGTATACTTTTATTACTAAGGTAAAGGCCTCCCTTAAAGTTTTTATGTTACTTGTATGCAAGGAGGattattcaattttatgccacCTTGCCAAAAATCCTGCGCACGCTACTGGTTAGTAGGTACCAAAGTTTATCTAGATATCagtaatttattcaatttaattcaattcaattcttttatttgcatgaaacattgtaggtatacaggTTAAGTCAAAATCAATGATATGCAAATCTTTATTcacacaaattcatttatataataactaaaaaatttatcaaataaacaaaatcaaaataatcaaaatatgtcggctgaatataataaatttgtcattaattttagtgtatggaataataaattcataatcatcgaatgtcaattaaaaaatagtatataaattaaattagtacctaaacaaattatattttatctctcTTACCGAGTTTATCCATTATCCAAACAGAGAGTGCAAAGTAGTGTCCAATACTCCAAAGGAGTGTATCCATGATTATCTATCGACTAAGTTAGGTTTGTGTGTATCTAACAGATAACCTTAAACTTGATTGAATTTCATTTTAGTTTCTGCGCGAGCTACCCAGTGCTTGCCTCATGCAAGCGAAGTTGAAGTATCGACTGGCCCATATTTCGGTGGTCGGATTGCTGTCGAGGCCGTAGATGGGGGTCCAGAAAGATGTTCAATCCAAGGAAACCCGAACAGTGCCCAGGACGCATATATCCTGAGAATACACCACGACGAATGCGGTTCAGAGGTCAATGACACTACTGTAGCCACTTACGTGATCGTACAAGAGAACTTGCCAATACTGACACACAGCACACGCCGGTGAGTCACATATTGAACAAAAAGTGCAAACATTTTCACTTTCAAGCTTCTATGGCGAATGATTTATTGGTCAAGGCCTCTAGGTGCAAAGATGCTTTGTATTTGTTATTATCAGTggaaataagttatttattctAGCTTTTTAGTCTCGTGGTTAGCAAGCTGAAGATCACCTACTGCGATaacgaggtcttgggttcgatttccgggttGAGTTAAAATTGTTGGGAATTGGGGTTTTCTGCCTGGTAACCTGGTAAGTCCCAGCTTACATTTGAAAATTGATTTTACAACAGAAGTGTCGTGCTTATTAGTCATTACTAAAGTGTAATTATGAAGGCAatgtgcatcatcacttactcttaaaaatatataccttttAAGCCCGCCTAGCCTGAACGGAGTAGGCTTAAAACCCACCTCTCtactttaaagaaaaatgatTTAGACCCAGCTAGCTAGAAGCCATCGTCGGTCCCAGTAACCAGTTATactcactaacatgtgataatagttGTGGTGGTGAGACACTGAACTTATTCCCTCAATACTATCAAAGAGAAGGCTTGTGCCCAATGCGCCATAAATAGGCTGTAAATGATGATATGTTACTACTCTTGCATTTGTTCACAATctccatggcgcagtggtgattGGTGGGGGGTCATATCATTCggaggtcctgagttcgattcccggtgaGAGCAATTtgttaatttctgaattttctcttgtctggtccggtgagaggcttcggcgtTCCGTTATAATTCCGTGTGGAAATCATATTATGTTATTGTAATTTGTCATACTTACCTCTAAGAGTCTATCTTAGTATCATCACTTGTaagatgagattgcagccaagggctaactttatatttatactctttatttgtacttcacatcaagttcagaaaaataaaaaaagttgtagTAACTTGTAAGGGAatgacaaaaatatatacatactagcggaccccagcgccatctgtcgggctgatttgtgaatctaaaccatccagggtgccactcaAACGCATCGGTGCCATTCAAATCGGTCGGcgtcggcctccctttcggggtgaCTGAGTTCGGGCCGAAACCTTCTACATTTATCCCGTGCTCTGTAgcggcccggtaatgggttgatgatattGATGACATATTGTACCGAAAATAACCTAAATATTAACAGTTTCTTAACAAAAATATCGTATTTTAAGGACCCTTTTTATTGCATTTCCaccagtgagcttacaaattaGTAACATATTCAATGAATGATCCGGATATTTTAATGACAGATCGCCGATTGCCGCAGTAGgcaatgaccctgctttcccagtccgaggctgtgggttcgattcccgcaactggaaaatatttgtaatgaacatgaatgggtGTATACTcgtatctgtacattataattaatatttatgtatattattcttttagTCCACTAATCTGCACTGTGAGAGGAGAAACGTGCCCGtagatgggttgatatgatgatgatgatgtataaaaatattcctcagttatcttagtaacacttacacaagcaacgcttactttggggctagaaagcgatgtttgtattgtcgtaggatattaatgtattaaaaataaaataaaaaatatatgtattaagtatatACTGTTTCAGGTTTTTAGTCCTTTGCACATACAAACCAGAAACACTAACAGTCCGAGCTGGAATTAATCTGCCGAAAGCTAATCCTGGCGATGTTTTAGTGGAGACCAAGCCCCATGGGATCGTGGAACCGTATGACGATCAAGAGATAAATGATAATAGTCTGCAACCAGCTCGACTTGAGGCTAGGAAGGATGAAGCTCAACCAAGTACGTTACCTTTTTAGCGTTATGTACTTATCCGAAAGGTGCATATTACTAAGCCTGCGCTGTACGTCTGTTTGTCAGTCACCTTCAAATTtagcccatagatggcactatgGCCTCATCATGCCATCGATGATGCGTGCATTAGGTACATAAGAAATATGtgcatggtagtgagatgatggcgataactatattcgttaacttaattataacatttcttaaatatctaCATTTCCATTACCGCTATAACagcgaaaaataataaaaaagtagaatGCTAATAATGTGATACGAAAAGGTACATATAAGAAAACGTGTTCTTGTATGTTTTTGCCCCCTTAATAATGCTACTACTACTCAGAAATGTAGTATTGCACCTTGTGACGGAACCGTTCGAGTGCAAGATCAACTCGCACATAGCCGGTTTCATTTTCCACGGAGTGATTatttttagatagatagatagaataacaCTTTACTGCACAGCAATTCGTCGGAAACAACATAATGAGacgcaaaaataaatttataatttctaacattggtatgcaaaggcggaCTTACTTTTTCAGAGTTGCGTCCTAATCTGGTAGGGATATGacagttttt
This Pararge aegeria chromosome 3, ilParAegt1.1, whole genome shotgun sequence DNA region includes the following protein-coding sequences:
- the LOC120636122 gene encoding uncharacterized protein LOC120636122 produces the protein MVFSVKLLVAGFILQITFVSPIAEVEADDEVLHLIGEPDFRDVRLRWEYGKTEESDPRKLLAFQIHYCELQAWGQYRCRTKVVDNIEEERSAKMGGINVETTTAKASVPTPRRGRTYTSYITGLRMATTYSFEVRPVRRDARDLADPHSIGSKIIIVPTKGFSARATQCLPHASEVEVSTGPYFGGRIAVEAVDGGPERCSIQGNPNSAQDAYILRIHHDECGSEVNDTTVATYVIVQENLPILTHSTRRFLVLCTYKPETLTVRAGINLPKANPGDVLVETKPHGIVEPYDDQEINDNSLQPARLEARKDEAQPSMFGEITLVMFLVVAAFGGVALLIWKMVPQASRSVDNISTSTVSSLSRSGIFNRRNIDRFSDKSSVYSVTLSEKDEPVKKPSEVDNSSEA